One Punica granatum isolate Tunisia-2019 chromosome 3, ASM765513v2, whole genome shotgun sequence genomic window carries:
- the LOC116200621 gene encoding uncharacterized protein LOC116200621 — translation MSRSESLVGARYMIRTHEWPDPDSQLGNMSVHGEAQRHRGRVCMDPSWVVDGISCRQMYLRSYPFSREEEEETFQDKIRKCLGSLRKRVAHRKLEVLRRARDVSDIVLFSICSRLLSCTAKVNMASQ, via the coding sequence ATGAGCAGATCCGAGTCCCTAGTTGGGGCGAGGTACATGATTCGCACCCATGAATGGCCGGATCCCGATTCTCAACTTGGAAACATGTCAGTGCACGGTGAGGCCCAGAGGCACAGGGGAAGGGTGTGTATGGACCCGTCCTGGGTCGTGGACGGTATTTCATGCAGGCAGATGTACCTGAGGAGCTATCCTTTCTctagggaggaggaggaggagacaTTCCAAGACAAGATCAGGAAGTGCTTGGGGAGTCTGAGGAAGAGAGTGGCTCATAGGAAGCTGGAGGTGTTGAGGAGGGCTAGGGACGTCTCCGACATTGTCCTGTTTTCAATCTGCAGCCGTTTGCTTTCTTGCACAGCCAAAGTCAATATGGCGAGTCAGTAG
- the LOC116200622 gene encoding chitinase 2-like, producing MQSSITRMVREFDSDGIDIDYEHFKASPKVFAQCIGQFRTLLLKKDKVISFALIAPYDSGPAQDLYQALWKKYGHLIDYVNFQFYDSNSMNTIGLGSRSSGGISTNRPITTTGEYSCEFSEWGKKSRAPPFYEARKELKGQGKLGGIFVWCAEESVKSRFQYEKKSRELAS from the coding sequence atgcagtcATCGATCACGAGGATGGTCAGAGAGTTCGACTCGGATGGGATAGACATCGACTATGAGCACTTCAAGGCTAGCCCCAAGGTCTTTGCACAATGCATTGGACAATTCAGAACCCTACTCCTGAAGAAGGACAAGGTAATTTCGTTCGCCTTGATCGCTCCCTATGATAGCGGTCCGGCTCAAGACCTGTACCAAGCCCTCTGGAAGAAGTACGGGCACCTGATAGATTACGTGAACTTCCAATTCTATGATTCCAATTCTATGAATACCATCGGATTGGGTTCTCGCAGTTCGGGGGGTATTTCAACCAACAGGCCCATAACTACAACGGGGGAATATTCTTGCGAGTTTTCAGAGTGGGGGAAGAAGTCACGGGCTCCACCCTTCTATGAGGCCCGCAAGGAGCTCAAGGGCCAGGGAAAGCTCGGGGGGATCTTCGTGTGGTGTGCGGAAGAATCGGTCAAGAGTCGGTTTCAGTACGAAAAGAAATCTCGGGAACTAGCTTCCTAA